The Sphingorhabdus lutea genome segment CCGACCTTTGCAGCATTGCCGCCGCCAAGTCCACCAAATGAGCCAGAACCAGAAACATCACTTAATGCAAATGCAAAGGCAATTAAAACCACAAATGCAAGAGCCAAAAAAGTGCCCAATTTTGAGCTAAACATTGAACGGATCGACTTGATCATTTTAAACCTACTTTATTTTTTAGTAAAACTTTCTATGGGCTTTAAGCATGCAAGGCATTATGTTCAAGCAAAAGGACAGAAGAATAGAAATTTTGTTAAAAAATTTGACTGCTAAATTTATGGGAGAGGCAATATGAAAAAGCATATTATTGGAAATTGGAAAATGAACGGGATGCAGTCCCATTTGACTGAAATCCAAAAAATCGATGAAATTGCCGCCTTATTTGATAATATTATGACGGGCCTTTGTGTGCCGGCGACATTAATTTATTCGGCCCATAAGGATAAAAAAGCTGTCATTATAGGTGCACAGGACTGCCATCAATCCAAAGAAGGGGCGCATACTGGCTGTCTATCGGCGGCGATGGTAAAGGAGGCTGGCGCAAAAATGGTAATTTTGGGCCATTCGGAACGCCGTCAAGATCAGGGCGAGAATAGCAGACTTGTCTCACAAAAGGCCGATGCAGCAATAGATAATAATATCACCCCTATTATATGCGTTGGTGAATCATTGGCACAAAGAGAAAGCGGGCAGGCCGAAAAAATCGTTTCTGAACAATTATTGGCATCTTTGCCCAGCAATAAGCCACAAAAGATGATAATTGCCTATGAACCAATTTGGGCAATTGGGACGGGGAAGATACCTCAAATGGAAGAGGTAAGGGAAATTCACGAAGTTATTTTTCGGCTTTTAACACAAAAATATGGCGATGCCGCCAATGATTATCCCATTTTATATGGCGGGTCGATGAATGGTGAAAATGCATCTGAGCTTTTAAAATTGGCCCATGTTGATGGCGGGTTAGTCGGCGGGGCAAGTTTGACCGCAGATAAATTTGCGCCAATATTAAAGGCTGCATCACAAAACTCATAAACAGAATAATGTTTGAAATTGCAGCAAAGTAAGGCTAGTGGGGCTTTAAACATGGTGATGAAACACCATATGGATATAAATATTATATGAATTGGGCTAAATAATGGGATTATTCCACTTTTTAATCGTTGTGCAGGGCATTGTTGCTGCTTCATTGGTTGCTATTATTTTGATGCAACGTTCTGAGGGCGGCGGTCTTGGTATGGGGGGGAGTCCATCTGGTTTAATTTCAGCGCGCGGTGCTGCTGATTTTATGACCCGTACGACAACGATATTGGCCACAACCTTTATTTTATTGTCAATCACTCTGGCCTTTGTTGCCGCCCGTCAAGGTGGAACAAGAGCGCTTGAAACTGGGTTTGAGCGTAATGTTCCTGCTACTGGTCAGGCTGCACCTGCGGCAGAAGCGCAGCCTGCTCCACAGGAAGATAAAGATAAGGTTGGAAGTGAGGCATTGGATGCGGCATCTGATGCGGCGGCGGGCAAAAATTAATAATATTTGCCCCTCGGCTTTTTTCCACAACTATTTGCAAAAACATAATTTAATCAATTTGACATAAATTTATTTGATTAGATTTAGATTCGAGCACTTGTCAAACATGCCAATGACTGTTTAACGCTCTCCTCCCATGGCGCGTTATATATTTATTACCGGCGGTGTGGTCTCCTCACTTGGCAAAGGTCTCATGGCAGCAAGCTTGGCTGCTCTCTTGCAATCTCGTGGATATCGGGTGCGGATAAGGAAATTTGACCCTTATCTAAACGTTGATCCTGGCACAATGTCCCCATATCAACATGGTGAAGTTTATGTGACCAATGATGGTGCAGAAACCGATCTTGATCTGGGCCATTATGAAAGATTTACCGGCGTTTCGGCACGGCAATCTGATAATGTCACATCAGGGCGAATTTACCGCGATATTATTGCAAGTGAACGGCGCGGTGATTATTTGGGCGCAACGGTTCAGGTCATCCCCCATGTCACCGATGCGATTAAATTATTTGCCCAATCCGATGTGGAGGGGCTTGATTTTATCCTATGTGAAATTGGCGGCACGGTGGGCGATATTGAATCGCTTCCTTTTATCGAAGCGATTAGACAGCTTCGTAACGAAATTGGTCATGAAAACCTTATTTCTGTTCATGTGACCTTGGTTCCTTATATTGCGGCGGCGGGTGAATTAAAAACGAAGCCAACACAACATAGTGTGCGCGAGCTGACCTCTTTAGGAATACAGCCTGATATTTTATTATGCCGTTGTGAACAGCCTTTGCCGGATGCAGAGCGCGCAAAAATCGCCGCATTTTGTAATGTTCGTAAGGAAGCGGTTATTCCTGCATTGGATGCTTCGTCTATTTATGATGTGCCAATGCAATATCATGCAGAGGGTCTGGATAGTCAGGTATTGCGCGCATTTGGTATAAATGATGCCAAAGAACCCGACCTTAGCCGTTGGGTTGATGTGGCAGATAGATATAGCAATCCCGAGGGCGAGGTTACCATAGGCGTAGTTGGCAAATATGTGGAATTGCAAGATGCCTATAAATCATTGCGCGAGGCATTGGTTCATGGAGGTATGGCGAACCGTGTTCGAGTGAATATAAAATGGCTTGATGCAGAAATGTTCGAAGGCGAAGAACCACCCGTTTGCGAGCTGGAGGCATTGCACGCCATTTTGGTGCCAGGCGGATTTGGAGAGCGCGGCACAGAAGGTAAAATTGCGGCGGTTAAATTTGCGCGCGAACATAATATACCATTTTTTGGCATATGTCTGGGTATGCA includes the following:
- the tpiA gene encoding triose-phosphate isomerase → MKKHIIGNWKMNGMQSHLTEIQKIDEIAALFDNIMTGLCVPATLIYSAHKDKKAVIIGAQDCHQSKEGAHTGCLSAAMVKEAGAKMVILGHSERRQDQGENSRLVSQKADAAIDNNITPIICVGESLAQRESGQAEKIVSEQLLASLPSNKPQKMIIAYEPIWAIGTGKIPQMEEVREIHEVIFRLLTQKYGDAANDYPILYGGSMNGENASELLKLAHVDGGLVGGASLTADKFAPILKAASQNS
- the secG gene encoding preprotein translocase subunit SecG — encoded protein: MGLFHFLIVVQGIVAASLVAIILMQRSEGGGLGMGGSPSGLISARGAADFMTRTTTILATTFILLSITLAFVAARQGGTRALETGFERNVPATGQAAPAAEAQPAPQEDKDKVGSEALDAASDAAAGKN
- a CDS encoding CTP synthase produces the protein MARYIFITGGVVSSLGKGLMAASLAALLQSRGYRVRIRKFDPYLNVDPGTMSPYQHGEVYVTNDGAETDLDLGHYERFTGVSARQSDNVTSGRIYRDIIASERRGDYLGATVQVIPHVTDAIKLFAQSDVEGLDFILCEIGGTVGDIESLPFIEAIRQLRNEIGHENLISVHVTLVPYIAAAGELKTKPTQHSVRELTSLGIQPDILLCRCEQPLPDAERAKIAAFCNVRKEAVIPALDASSIYDVPMQYHAEGLDSQVLRAFGINDAKEPDLSRWVDVADRYSNPEGEVTIGVVGKYVELQDAYKSLREALVHGGMANRVRVNIKWLDAEMFEGEEPPVCELEALHAILVPGGFGERGTEGKIAAVKFAREHNIPFFGICLGMQMACLEAARYTSGIAKASSSEFGDAEEPVIGLITEWMTAEGLQKRGQGDDLGGTMRLGAYPASLSANSHAAQIYGGNSIEERHRHRYEVNIAYKDRLEQGGLIFSGMSPDGLLPEIVERPDHPWFVGVQFHPELKSRPFDPHPLFTSFIAAAITKSRLV